A genomic window from Lycium barbarum isolate Lr01 chromosome 4, ASM1917538v2, whole genome shotgun sequence includes:
- the LOC132637775 gene encoding pentatricopeptide repeat-containing protein At5g62370-like produces the protein MIEEGFKPNTVLCTSLIKHFFWNRDPEFAFRLVDLMTRSGVELDLVTYITLVSGVSRNISSLDRKWLLPQGQYEESKERLFSLLQSAMLPEKKLTSVISQEEVKSRALRLINEVNNSPLMHNLYLYNGIISCFCRTKMMKDAYNRFKLMQNEGLQPNQVTFTILIDGHFRSGEVDCAVTLFNIMIERNCPPDNIVYNTLIRGLCKHGRLIDALSLSYTLMLKKGLAPSKASYENLLSSLCANNWSGDAVKICQDMLANEYVPCTRNLELLLCILNEKEK, from the coding sequence ATGATAGAAGAGGGTTTCAAGCCAAATACTGTTCTTTGCACTTCTCTTATAAAACACTTCTTCTGGAATAGAGATCCCGAATTTGCATTTAGGTTGGTTGATTTGATGACAAGAAGTGGGGTTGAGCTAGACCTGGTAACTTATATTACGTTGGTCAGTGGTGTTTCTAGAAATATTAGCTCACTTGATCGGAAATGGCTTCTTCCACAGGGACAGTACGAAGAATCTAAGGAAAGGTTGTTCAGTCTACTTCAGAGTGCTATGTTGCCTGAGAAAAAATTAACCTCAGTTATCTCTCAGGAAGAAGTTAAATCTCGTGCACTTCGGCTGATAAACGAAGTGAACAACAGTCCCCTAATGCATAATTTGTACTTGTATAATGGCATAATTTCTTGCTTTTGCAGGACAAAGATGATGAAAGACGCATACAACCGCTTTAAGTTGATGCAAAATGAAGGCCTCCAACCAAATCAAGTTACTTTTACTATTCTAATTGATGGGCATTTCCGAAGTGGGGAGGTTGATTGTGCGGTTACTCTTTTCAACATTATGATTGAGCGGAATTGTCCTCCAGATAACATTGTGTACAACACTTTAATAAGAGGTCTATGCAAGCATGGAAGGCTCATTGATGCTCTATCGCTCTCATACACACTAATGCTAAAAAAAGGATTGGCCCCTTCTAAGGCATCATATGAAAATCTTCTCAGTTCTCTTTGTGCTAATAATTGGAGTGGTGATGCAGTGAAGATATGTCAAGATATGCTTGCAAATGAATATGTCCCTTGTACCCGTAATCTTGAGTTGTTGCTTTGTATACTAAATGAAAAAGAGAAGTGA